The Pseudomonas sp. KU26590 genomic sequence GCAGATGCAGGTGGTGTTTCAGGACCCGTTCGGCAGCCTCAGCCCGCGCATGTCGGTGTGCGACATCGTCGGTGAAGGCCTGCGGATCCATAAGATGGGTACGCCGGTGGAGCAGGAAGCGGCGGTGATCGAAGCGCTCAAGGAAGTGGGTCTGGACCCGGCGACCCGGCACCGCTACCCCCACGAGTTTTCCGGGGGACAGCGGCAAAGGATCGCCATTGCCCGGGCATTAGTGTTAAAACCGGCGCTGATTTTGCTGGACGAGCCGACTTCGGCCCTCGACCGCACCGTTCAGCGTCAAGTGGTGGAGCTGTTACGCTCCCTGCAAACCAAGTACAACCTGACGTATTTGTTCATCAGCCATGATCTGGCGGTGGTCAAGGCGTTAAGCCACCAACTGATGGTGGTGAAGCAAGGCCAAGTGGTCGAACAGGGTGTGGCAGAAGACATCTTCGCCGCACCGCAACATCCTTATACACAGCAGCTGCTGGAGGCCGCCTTCTTGGCGCCGGCAGCTGTCGATTAACCTGAAGAGGAACAAAACAATGGGTTTTCTCGCCGGTAAGCGCGTCCTGATCGTCGGTGTCGCCAGCAAATTGTCCATCGCATCCGGTATCGCTGCCGCCATGCACCGCGAGGGCGCTGAACTTGCCTTCACGTATCAGAACGAAAAACTCAAAAAGCGCGTCGAGGAATTCGCCGCGAGTTGGGGTTCCAACGCTGACCTGTGCTTCCCTTGCGACGTCGCCAGCGACGAAGAAATTGCCAAGGTCTTCGAAGAATTGAGCAAGCAGTGGGACGGCCTGGACTGCATCGTGCACTCCGTCGGCTTCGCGCCGGGCGACCAACTGGACGGTGACTTCACGCAAGCCACCACCCGCGAAGGTTTCCGTATCGCTCACGACATCAGCGCCTACAGCTTCGTGGCTCTGGCCAAGGCCGGCCGCGACCTGATGAAGGGCCGCAACGGCAGCCTGCTGACCCTGTCGTACCTGGGCGCCGAGCGCACCATGCCGAACTACAACGTGATGGGCATGGCCAAGGCCAGCCTTGAAGCCGGTGTTCGTTACCTGGCCCGCAGCCTCGGCCCGGAAGGCACCCGCGTCAACGCGGTATCGGCTGGCCCGATCCGTACCCTCGCGGCTTCGGGTATTTCGAACTTCCGCAAGATGCTGGCAGCGAACGAAGCCCAGACTCCATTGCGTCGCAACGTGACCATTGAAGAAGTGGGTAACGCGGGCGCTTTCTTGTGTTCTGACCTGGCGTCCGGTGTCAGTGGCGAGATCATGTACGTCGACGGTGGTTTCAATACCACGGCGATGGGTGATCTGGAAGGTTGATGGTTGCTTGCCTGGTTTCGGAGTGGCGACGTTCCGAAGACTGACGCAAGACCTGTAAGCGCCGGCTCGCTGGCGAAAGCGGTGGATCAGACGGCCCTGTGGCTGGATGATCTGCCGTTTTTTTTCGCCTTGGGTTCAGCCGATACTCGGGCGGCGTTCATTGGGTTCTGCCTAACGGCAGAACTGTTTCGCCTTCGGCGGCGTCCGGGCTACCGCGTAGAAGATCAAGATCAAGATCAAGATCAAGATCAAGATCAAGATCAACAGCAACAGCTTCCCGGCTAAAGCCGGTCCCACGGGGTGCGCGTTGTTTAGGTGATCTTTGATCGTTCCCTCGCTCTGCGTGGGAATGCATCCCGTGACGCTCCGCGTCACCTCCCCGGCCTGAATATGCGTCGTCCGAGGGACGCAGAGCGTCGGGGGCGGCGTTACCACGCGGAGCGTGGGAACGATCAAAGCCGGTCCCACGGAAGCACCGCGGGCACCTAGTGGGACCGGCTTTAGCCGGGAAGCTGTTGATCTTGATTGCTTTTGATCTTCCTACGCAGGAAGTCCAGTCACCGCCAATCGCGACTTGGGTGCAGGCTGAACGCAGGTCTCGCGCAGTGGGCCGAGCCGCATGGATGCGGCGAGAGCTGCCCCCCGCCATGGATGGCGGATGGCAGCGGGCCCACGGAGCGAGACCGGAGTGAGGGAACTCTGACGAAGGAAGGGCCCAACCAGGAGCACAAGCCCTTGGTTACTTGGGGCTTTTTCAAGTAACTCGCCGAAGGCGAAACCCGAGGCCGTTAGGCCGACGCCTTTGATCCTGCCCTTTCACACAAGACACAAAAAAGCCCCGACTCTCACGAGCCGGGGCTTTCTGTTAACAGCGTTCTGCGTCGATCAATATTTCTCGATCTTCGCCGCTGCTTCCAACTGCTTACGGTAGGCCGCGAAATCCTGCTGCCCCTCACGGGATGACAAGAAACGACGGTACTGGCTCTTCTCCTCATCCGACGCCGGAGCCGCCTGATTCACGCCGTTCAGACGCACAATCACAAAGCTGCCATCCGCTGCCGTCTGGCTGCCATAAACCGGCTTGTCCTTGCCTTCCGGCTTCGGCATACGGAACACTGCCTGCAGCACCTGAGGATCAATACCCTCCTGGCTGCGTGAGGCCGCTTCCACGACCTTCCAGCTCTGGCCTTCCTGCTTGGTCGCCGCGTACGGCACCTTGCCGTCACGCAGGCCTGCCAGCAGCGCCTCGCCCTTGGCCTTCACCGCATCGCTGGCATGTTCTTTCGCCAATTGCGCACGAATCGGCGCCGACACAGATTCCAGTGGCAACTGCTCAGGCTGACGGTGCTCTTTGACATGCACCACAACCACAGTCTCCGGATCCAGCTCCAGCGCAGAACTGTTGGAACCCTCTTCCATCACTTCCGGGCTGAAAGCCGCCTGAATCACCGCCCGGTTGGCTGCAATGCCTTCGCCACCCTCACGACCGAACGGCGCGGTCGTCTGCACTTTCAGACCCAGGTCCTGAGCCGGCTGCGACAGATCCGACGCTTCAAACGCCGCGTCTTCCAGCTTCTTGCTCGCATCGACGAACTTCTGCTCGACCTGCTGAGACTTCAGCTCGTGGGTCAGCTTCTCTTTCAGACTGGCGAGGGTCGGTACCGACGGTGCTTCGACGCCCAGCAGCTTGATCAAGTGCCAGCCGAACTGACTGCGAACAGGCGCGGACACCTGATCCTTGTTCAGCGCGTACAGCGCGTCTTCAAAGGCCGGGTCATAGACGCCCTTGCCGGCGTAGCCCAGGTCACCGCCCTTGGTCGACGAGCCGGGATCCTGAGAGAACTCCTTGGCCAGCGCAGCGAAATCTTCGCCCTTGGCCACACGCTGCTGGATTTCTTCAATCTTGGCTTTCGCCTGAGCATCCGTGGTCTTGTCGTTGACTTCGATCAGGATGTGCGCCGCACGGCGCTGCTCGGCCAGGTTGGCGATCTCTTGCTGATAAGCCGCCTGCAGGTCTTCATCCTTCACCGACACCTTGTCGAAGAACGAAGACTTCTTCAGCTCGATGAAGTCGAGTACCACTTGCTCCGGACTCAGAAACTCTTTCGCGTGCTGATCGTAGTGCGCCTTGATCTCGTCGTCGGTGACTTTCACGCTCGACGGATCAGCCGGCAGGGTCAGCGTCGCGAAATCGCGGGTCTGTTTTTCCAGGCGGGCAAACGCGTCGACCTGGGCGTCAGTGACGAACGCACTGCCGCCGATACCGGCACGAATCTGGCCGATCAACATTTCCTGGCCCAGGATCTGGCGGAATTGCAGACGGGAGTAGCCGAGCTGGCGAATGACCTGATCGAAGCGATCGGCGTTGAATTTACCGTCGACCTGAAATTCCGGCGTCATCAACATCTGCTGATCCAGCGCGGCTTCCGAGAAACCGAATTTCGAATCGGCGGCGCCTTGCAAAAGCAGCTTGCGGTCGATCAAGCCCTTGAGGGCCGAATCACGCAGCATCTTTTCGTTGAGCATCGCAGGATCGAAATCCTTGCCCAGCTGTTGCATCAGCTGGCGGCGTTGCATTTCAACTGCCTGACCCAGTTCAGCCTGGGTGACTTCCTCGCCATTGACCTTCGCAGCATCCTGCGAGTGGCTGGTAGCGCGGAAAATGGCATCGAACCCGGTCAGGGCCATCAGAGCGATGATGACCCCGATGATGGTTTTGGCAATCCAGCCCTGTGAATTGTCCCTGATATTCTGCAGCATGTATCCCCCAGAGGGTTGTACTCGACTCACCAGGCTGCTGCACACGGTAACGCGGAGCGTGGGTTGAATCCGGATAGAAGAAAGGCGCATCCGAGGATGCGCCTTCTCGTAACTAGCAAAGCGGACGGGGTTCGATGTGCGTTCCCCGAGTGACAGTCCAGCGCTTGACCAACCGCACGTGCCGCTTCACGCCCCGAACAGAGATGACCCTGTCCTGGGCGGGCAAAGTAAAAAGAAACTTAGTTGACGGCTTCTTTCAGAGCTTTACCGGCTTTGAAGCCTGGTTTCTTGGCCGCTGGAATTTCCAGGGTTTTACCGGTCTGAGGGTTACGGCCGGTACGGGCAGGACGATCAGTGACGGAGAAAGTGCCGAAGCCTACCAGTACAACAGAGTCGCCAGCCTTGAGAGCGCCAGTGACGGATTCGATTACAGCGT encodes the following:
- a CDS encoding HU family DNA-binding protein, which translates into the protein MNKSELIDAIAASADIPKAAAGRALDAVIESVTGALKAGDSVVLVGFGTFSVTDRPARTGRNPQTGKTLEIPAAKKPGFKAGKALKEAVN
- the fabI gene encoding enoyl-ACP reductase FabI; amino-acid sequence: MGFLAGKRVLIVGVASKLSIASGIAAAMHREGAELAFTYQNEKLKKRVEEFAASWGSNADLCFPCDVASDEEIAKVFEELSKQWDGLDCIVHSVGFAPGDQLDGDFTQATTREGFRIAHDISAYSFVALAKAGRDLMKGRNGSLLTLSYLGAERTMPNYNVMGMAKASLEAGVRYLARSLGPEGTRVNAVSAGPIRTLAASGISNFRKMLAANEAQTPLRRNVTIEEVGNAGAFLCSDLASGVSGEIMYVDGGFNTTAMGDLEG
- a CDS encoding SurA N-terminal domain-containing protein, whose protein sequence is MLQNIRDNSQGWIAKTIIGVIIALMALTGFDAIFRATSHSQDAAKVNGEEVTQAELGQAVEMQRRQLMQQLGKDFDPAMLNEKMLRDSALKGLIDRKLLLQGAADSKFGFSEAALDQQMLMTPEFQVDGKFNADRFDQVIRQLGYSRLQFRQILGQEMLIGQIRAGIGGSAFVTDAQVDAFARLEKQTRDFATLTLPADPSSVKVTDDEIKAHYDQHAKEFLSPEQVVLDFIELKKSSFFDKVSVKDEDLQAAYQQEIANLAEQRRAAHILIEVNDKTTDAQAKAKIEEIQQRVAKGEDFAALAKEFSQDPGSSTKGGDLGYAGKGVYDPAFEDALYALNKDQVSAPVRSQFGWHLIKLLGVEAPSVPTLASLKEKLTHELKSQQVEQKFVDASKKLEDAAFEASDLSQPAQDLGLKVQTTAPFGREGGEGIAANRAVIQAAFSPEVMEEGSNSSALELDPETVVVVHVKEHRQPEQLPLESVSAPIRAQLAKEHASDAVKAKGEALLAGLRDGKVPYAATKQEGQSWKVVEAASRSQEGIDPQVLQAVFRMPKPEGKDKPVYGSQTAADGSFVIVRLNGVNQAAPASDEEKSQYRRFLSSREGQQDFAAYRKQLEAAAKIEKY